The Flavobacterium sp. M31R6 nucleotide sequence CTATTTTGCTTCGTTATTTCAATCCTATCGGTGCACATCCGTCTGGTGAAATAGGGGAATTGCCTATTGGTGTACCGCAAAATTTAGTTCCATTCATTACTCAAGCTGGAATGGGTTTGCGTGCCGAGTTATCAGTTTACGGAAATGATTACCCAACGGTTGACGGAACTTGTGTTCGCGATTATATTCATGTAGTCGATTTGGCGAAAGCCCACGTAATCGCATTACAAAGATTATTGAATAAAAAGAATGTGGAGCCATTAGAGATTTTCAATCTTGGAACCGGAACCGGAAGTTCTGTATTGGAAGTGATTGCCGCTTTTGAAAAAGTAAGTGGACAAAAATTGTCATACAAAATTGTGGAAAGGAGAGAAGGTGATGTAACTGAGGCTTATGCCAATACTGATAAGGCGAATACCATTTTGGGATGGAAAACCGTTTCGACTTTGGAAGAAGCCATGGCCAGTGCTTGGAAATGGGAGCAGAAGATTCGAACCAGTCCCGAATTTGCATCATAATAATTATAATTAAACAGGATAATCGTACTGTTTTGGGTTGTTAATGGCTAAATTTAAAATAAATGTAAAAAATACATTTATAAACATTAAAAATAAATATTTTTATTTTACATTTGGCTTCAATAATTCATAAAAAAATAATGGAATTAAAATACATATGATATTTTACAGTTGATTACATTGCCAAATCGCAATGTTTTTTGTAATAAGGTAGTGTTTTAGTGCCTGAAAGCAGTAGATTTCAGATTACAAAATATAAGAACAAAAGAATAACCACATTTTATTAATATTAATTTCTATAAAACTATTTACTCATGAGCCAGAACCTCGCTTTTGCGGATTACGCAGTATTTATTATTTATTTTGTCGTGGTATCCACTTATGGATACATGATTTATCGCAAGCGTGAAAAAAACGAACACGATGCCAAAGCTTACTTCCTTGCAGAAGGAACATTAACTTGGTGGGCTATCGGAGCTTCATTGATCGCTTCAAACATTTCGGCTGAACAATTTATTGGGATGAGTGGTGAAGGATTCTTTTTGGGAGTCGCTGTTGCTGCATATGAGTGGATTGCCGCTATTGCTTTGATAATCATCGCGATTTGGTTTATTCCTGTTTATTTGAAAAACAAGATTTATACCATGCCTCAATTTTTGAAAACAAGATATAACGAATCAACGGCTTTAATTATGGCTGTTTTTTGGTTGTTTTTATATGTTTTTGTTAACTTGACTTCTATTTTATACTTGGGAGCTGTTGCTATTAACGGACTTGCAGGTGGTGAATATTTGCATGCAATTATGATTGGTTTGGCTGTTTTTGCTTTGCTTATCTCTTTGGGAGGTATGAAAGTGGTAGCGTATACTGACGTAATTCAGGTAGCGGTTTTAATCATTGGTGGATTGGTAACCTCTTACATTGCTTTGACTACTGTTGGACACTATTTTGGTTTTGGTCAAGATGCAATCGCTGGTTTCAAAGTATTAATGGAAAAAGCACCGGAGCATTTCAAAATGATTATTCCAAGACCTACGGCTACATCTTCTCAATTGGAAATCAATAAGTATCTTACTTTCCCAGGAATGATGTCTTATTTGGCGGGTATTTGGATTATCAATCTTAACTATTGGGGTTGTAATCAATACATCACTCAAAGAGCTTTGGGAGCTGATTTGCAAACGGCTCGTACTGGTATTTTATTTGCAGGTATGTTGAAATTATTAATGCCCCTTATCGTTATGTTGCCTGGTATTGCTGCTTTTGTTTTATATGAAAACGGACATTTACCACATTTAGTTGGTGGAAAAGATGGAGCTTATTCTGCAATGTTGACGTTCCTTCCTACAGGTTTAAAAGGATTATCTGTTGCAGCTTTGACAGCAGCTATTGTAGCCTCTTTGGCCGGTAAAGTAAACAGTATCTCTACTATTTATACTTTGGACGTACACAAAAAATATATTCAAAAAAGTGCTACCGATAGAGCTCAGGTAAATATTGGGAAATACGCTGTTTTTGCAGCGATGGTTCTTGCAGTTATGTTTACTTGGAATGATTTATTAGGAATTGGTGGTGTGGGTGGTTTCACTTACATCCAAAAATATACTGGATTTATTAGCCCAGGGGTATTTGCAATGTTTATTCTTGGGATGTTCTGGAAAAGAACAACGGGTACAGCTGCAATTGTAGGTGTGATTTCCGGGTTCTTATTATCGGTATTTTTCAATGAATTTGCTCCTGCAATACTTGGAAACGAAACTTTGTTGTATACGGCTTGGCCTAATGGAAAAGGTGGTTTTGAGATTCCATTCCATATCTGTATGGGATTGTCATTCTTGTTTACTATGCTTCTAATGGTTGGAATCAGTTTTGCTGGACCAAAAGTGAATCCAAAAGCATTCGAATTGGATACTGAAATGTTTAAAGTTAAACCGCAAACAACAGTATTGATTGTAATTACATTATTGATTATTTGTGCTTTGTACGTGAAGTTCTGGTAATAAAGTTTGTTAGTTAGTTAAAAAAGTGTGAAGCTAAATTCGTTTGGTTTCACACTTTTTTATGTGGCTACTTTGTCTAAATTTCTAATGTTGTTTTGAAATTTTCTATTTGTCTTCGATGTCTTAAAATATGCACGATTGCATGTTCAAATAATTGTTCAATATCATAGACTTGTCCCCAAGATGTTTTTATTTTTTCTAAGTCATTGAAGCTTTCTAGATCACTGTCATAAATAGTGTCAAACGTCTCATAAGTATATAAAAGGACATTATTTAAATCAGTTTTATATTCTTCTGTAGATTTTCGAATTTCTTTCTTTGGACGTTCAATAGTCCCTTCTCTCAAATTTCGAATATAAACACAATATCCATATCCGGAATTCACTACATGGGCAAGTATGGTTTGAATTGATTTACAATCTTCGTCATTAGTTGCTGAAGTAATCGGCATAATTAACTTTTCGTCAGGGATATTCTGAATGACATTTTGCAATTCTACGATTACTTTTCTGTATTCGGAAAGCAGCGCATTTACAGCATTTTTACTTTTATTTATAGTCATTTTAATTTCTGGTTTTACTGCTAAATAAATTGTTAGAATCGGTTAAATCATCGATGAGCTAAAATTACGGAATACCGATGTATGCTTTTTGATAAAGAAAGTTAATATTTGGATCTAAATATTGTCAATTTAAAAATAATGACTACCTTGTAGTCAAATTAACCATAAGGCGATATTTTTCGAAACATATATTTGTTATAAAAGGAGTCTTAATTAGTTATTGGATCTCCAGACCTGAAAGTGTGATTAGCTTTCGGGTCTTTTTTTTTTGATATGAGAAAAAAAAGATTATGTTGTGGATCTGGATAGTGAAGATTCAACGAAAGTTAAATAGCTCCTAAGTAATTGAATTTTACACGAGACTAAAATTCGAAATTAAATCCTTTTTCGGTAAGTTTCTCGTAAATTTCTGGATCAAATTTGTACAATTTTGCGGCTCTATGCGAAACATCTTGTTGTTTTTCATCCAATGGAACCAATAATTTCATGTGTAAAATTTTTCTGCGAAAATTAGATTTGTCCAATTCAATCCCTAATATTTCTTCGTAAAGATGCATTAATTGTAATAATGTAAACTTCTCGGGTAAAAGATTAAAGCCAATAGGAGCTTGGCGTACCCGATTACGCAATTGCAATAAACTAAAATCTAAAATTTCGTTGTGGTCAAAAATTAAATTTGGTATGTCATTAATTTTAAACCATTTCGCTTCTCTTAAGGTAACACTGGCTTTTATATTATAGTCTTCTCGATTTACCAATGTATAGTAGGCAATGGTTAGAACCCTTCTTCCGCTTACACGATTTGGATTGGTAAAAGCCTTTAATTGCTCTAAATAGATGTTGTCAAGACTGGTTAGTTCATACAAAATTCGTTGTGCGGCATCATCGGCACTTTCTTCTTTTCGTAGCCACCCTCCAAGAAGTCCCCATTTCCCTACGCTCTCTCCCTCTGCATGTTGCACCAAAAGTATTTCAAGACTTTCTTTGTTAAATCCAAAAATGACACAGTCAATAGTTACGCCCTCAATAGCTGGTTCCTTAATGTCTTTATTCATATTGCTATTAATTTCGGGATTATTTTTAGGGGGGATAATATCATTTCTTGATTTAGTCTGTAATGGTTAAAATTCAAAATTAAATCCTTTTTCGGTAAGTTTCTCGTAAATTTCTGGGTCAAATTTATATAATTGAGCGGCACGATGAGATACATCTTGTTGTTTTTCATCCAAAGGAACCAGTAATTTCATGTGAAGAATTTTTCTGCGGAAATTGGATTTATCCATTTCGATTCCTAAAATTTCTTCATACAAATGCATGAGTTGCAATAAAGTGAATTTTTCGGGTAGCAAATTGAAGCCCAATGGAGCTTGGCGCACTCTATTGCGGAGGTTTTTTATACTGTAAGCTAGGATTTCGTTATGGTCATAAATTAAATCTGGAATTTCATTAATCTTATACCATTTGGCATCCGAAGCCGTAAAGCCTGCTTTAATATTGTAATCTTCTCTTTTTACTAAAGCATAATAACCAATGGTAATAACCCTTCTAAGAGGGAAACGGTCCGGTTCCCCAAAAGCTTTTAGCTGTTCAAGGTAAATATTGTCCATTCCGGTAAGTTCGGCCAGTAAACGGTGGGCGGCGTCATCTGTACTCTCTTTCTTTTTTATCCAACCACCAGGTAATCCCCATTTTCCTTTGCTGATACCCTCGGCGTGTTGTACTAAAAGTACTTCTAGTATACCGTTGTCAAATCCAAATATAACACAGTCAATAGTAATGGCATTCATGGCAGATTGCTCCACAATTTGTATTAGATCCCTATCTATAATTTTTCTGCTCATAGCCTTACAAAGTTTAGGACTAAATTAATATTTTTTTAAAGAGTCCAGTCGTACACAAAGAAATATATTTTGTAAAATAATTGTGATTAAACCTCTTTTTGGATTCAAAATTCCAAATATTTTTTATTTTTAAATTGAATAAAATGTAACTTATTTGTAATCAGCATTTTAAATGCTTAAAAATTTATTGTAACCCTATAAAAACTACTTTTTTACATAAG carries:
- a CDS encoding DinB family protein — encoded protein: MTINKSKNAVNALLSEYRKVIVELQNVIQNIPDEKLIMPITSATNDEDCKSIQTILAHVVNSGYGYCVYIRNLREGTIERPKKEIRKSTEEYKTDLNNVLLYTYETFDTIYDSDLESFNDLEKIKTSWGQVYDIEQLFEHAIVHILRHRRQIENFKTTLEI
- a CDS encoding sodium/sugar symporter, with protein sequence MSQNLAFADYAVFIIYFVVVSTYGYMIYRKREKNEHDAKAYFLAEGTLTWWAIGASLIASNISAEQFIGMSGEGFFLGVAVAAYEWIAAIALIIIAIWFIPVYLKNKIYTMPQFLKTRYNESTALIMAVFWLFLYVFVNLTSILYLGAVAINGLAGGEYLHAIMIGLAVFALLISLGGMKVVAYTDVIQVAVLIIGGLVTSYIALTTVGHYFGFGQDAIAGFKVLMEKAPEHFKMIIPRPTATSSQLEINKYLTFPGMMSYLAGIWIINLNYWGCNQYITQRALGADLQTARTGILFAGMLKLLMPLIVMLPGIAAFVLYENGHLPHLVGGKDGAYSAMLTFLPTGLKGLSVAALTAAIVASLAGKVNSISTIYTLDVHKKYIQKSATDRAQVNIGKYAVFAAMVLAVMFTWNDLLGIGGVGGFTYIQKYTGFISPGVFAMFILGMFWKRTTGTAAIVGVISGFLLSVFFNEFAPAILGNETLLYTAWPNGKGGFEIPFHICMGLSFLFTMLLMVGISFAGPKVNPKAFELDTEMFKVKPQTTVLIVITLLIICALYVKFW
- a CDS encoding NUDIX domain-containing protein → MNKDIKEPAIEGVTIDCVIFGFNKESLEILLVQHAEGESVGKWGLLGGWLRKEESADDAAQRILYELTSLDNIYLEQLKAFTNPNRVSGRRVLTIAYYTLVNREDYNIKASVTLREAKWFKINDIPNLIFDHNEILDFSLLQLRNRVRQAPIGFNLLPEKFTLLQLMHLYEEILGIELDKSNFRRKILHMKLLVPLDEKQQDVSHRAAKLYKFDPEIYEKLTEKGFNFEF
- a CDS encoding NUDIX domain-containing protein yields the protein MSRKIIDRDLIQIVEQSAMNAITIDCVIFGFDNGILEVLLVQHAEGISKGKWGLPGGWIKKKESTDDAAHRLLAELTGMDNIYLEQLKAFGEPDRFPLRRVITIGYYALVKREDYNIKAGFTASDAKWYKINEIPDLIYDHNEILAYSIKNLRNRVRQAPLGFNLLPEKFTLLQLMHLYEEILGIEMDKSNFRRKILHMKLLVPLDEKQQDVSHRAAQLYKFDPEIYEKLTEKGFNFEF
- the galE gene encoding UDP-glucose 4-epimerase GalE; this encodes MSKIVVTGGLGFIGSHTVVELQNQGFEVVVIDNLSNSSIEVLDGIERITGKKPTLSTIDLREKLAVQSFFMEHNDVAGVIHFAASKAVGESVKNPLLYYENNLGALVYILQELEKKKGAHFIFSSSCTVYGQAEVMPIAETTPIQPALSPYGNTKQIGEEIISDVVKVSGINAILLRYFNPIGAHPSGEIGELPIGVPQNLVPFITQAGMGLRAELSVYGNDYPTVDGTCVRDYIHVVDLAKAHVIALQRLLNKKNVEPLEIFNLGTGTGSSVLEVIAAFEKVSGQKLSYKIVERREGDVTEAYANTDKANTILGWKTVSTLEEAMASAWKWEQKIRTSPEFAS